The following nucleotide sequence is from Aerosakkonema funiforme FACHB-1375.
GCCTCCGAGCTTTCCATAGAAGAGTATATGGCCCTGGATCGGTTGATGGGGTCGCTGTTGACCGGTGAAGTAGTCGCGGTACCGCGCAAGCAGTTCATTAACGTGATGGAAGAGTTGGTGCTGACAGAAGCAATCTCAAGAGTGGCGGAAATAGAAGCTACCAGCAATCGTGCCTTGGATGTGGGCGATATAGCCGCTTACGCCCTCAACCGACTGCCTCCTCTGTACGCTACTACAGAAGAAGGTGCCAACTATCAACGTCAGCGTGCTAGGGAAGAACTTCAGGAATTGATTACTCAGCAAGTCCGCGAGGCGATCGTCCGCAACTTGGCCCAACCCCAATTAGATCCTTCCCGGCAAGCGATCGGCAAAAGCAAAGATGTACTCAAGCAGGTAAGCTCCTTACTAGAGGCATATGCTCCCTCATTTGAGCAAAAACCAGAATTCTAGAACAGCAGCCCAGTTATGCGATGGAGTGATAGCCCTTAATTTTTAACCGTTATCGGCGTACCCAAACTCAGCCGATCGTAGAGCGCCTGGATATCGCGATCGCGCATTCGCAAGCAACCGTGGGATACAGGCTGCCCCACGAGTTCTGCTTGATTTGTGCCGTGAAAGCCGATCGTATGGCGTCCGTCCGACCAAAAACCAATCCATCTAGTTCCTAAAGGATTATCGGGCCCAGGCCCTAAAACAGCCCCGGTGATGGGATGTCGCCATACCGGGTATTTTTGCATTTTCAGAACTCGGAAAGAGCCGATCGGCGTTTGCCAGCCTTCCTGACCGACAGCAACCGGATAGCTAACTTGCAACTTATCATTTTCGTAGAGATAGACGCGGCGATCGCTCAAATCCACAACCAAACGCACGCTCTTTGCCAATGCTATACTGTCAGGCCCATACTCAGGTAGCGAAACAAATTTTCGACTCTCA
It contains:
- a CDS encoding late competence development ComFB family protein → MTIEKIVEQALQDGYLTPAMEAEVARICDTASELSIEEYMALDRLMGSLLTGEVVAVPRKQFINVMEELVLTEAISRVAEIEATSNRALDVGDIAAYALNRLPPLYATTEEGANYQRQRAREELQELITQQVREAIVRNLAQPQLDPSRQAIGKSKDVLKQVSSLLEAYAPSFEQKPEF
- a CDS encoding L,D-transpeptidase translates to MLKNELLCRSLMLLCFGTAFLLLFVQWQIADLTPDRGQTEKGEASSQITIDDESRKFVSLPEYGPDSIALAKSVRLVVDLSDRRVYLYENDKLQVSYPVAVGQEGWQTPIGSFRVLKMQKYPVWRHPITGAVLGPGPDNPLGTRWIGFWSDGRHTIGFHGTNQAELVGQPVSHGCLRMRDRDIQALYDRLSLGTPITVKN